A region from the Triticum aestivum cultivar Chinese Spring chromosome 3D, IWGSC CS RefSeq v2.1, whole genome shotgun sequence genome encodes:
- the LOC123073631 gene encoding uncharacterized protein, with protein MKTYIAAILLVLSLAGRLSAAAADADDKVDAVIRLPSHGPGVAGSGGATAAVKDFGRPSCCDRERCGGTLRVCHCDDMFDRKCPATCAECVSLGPSHHYCGDSYLAGPVPRCTKVDRNGDISGGTPGRSIAPGDGESNKLSRPLDKWTE; from the exons atgAAGACATACATTGCTGCCATCCTGCTGGTGCTTTCCCTCGCCGGGCGCCTCTCCGCCGCAGCCGCCGACGCCGACGACAAGGTGGACGCCGTTATCCGTCTCCCGAGCCACG GTCCAGGGGTCGCTGGCTCGGGTGGAGCGACGGCGGCCGTGAAGGATTTTGGGCGGCCGAGCTGCTGCGACCGGGAGCGGTGCGGCGGGACCCTGCGGGTCTGTCACTGCGATGATATGTTCGACCGCAAGTGCCCCGCCACCTGCGCGGAGTGCGTGTCCTTGGGCCCATCCCACCACTACTGCGGCGACAGTTACCTTGCTGGCCCCGTGCCCAGGTGCACCAAGGTTGACCGCAACGGCGACATCTCCGGCGGTACGCCCGGCCGCAGCATTGCACCAGGTGATGGTGAGTCCAATAAATTGAGCCGGCCGTTGGACAAGTGGACAGAGTGA
- the LOC123073630 gene encoding probable glucomannan 4-beta-mannosyltransferase 11: MTVMILLEKLFLALVCYAAKALGHKPERRYKWGPIEDGIVVVGSGSGSGAFPVVLVQIPMYNEREVYKVSIGAACALEWPSDRMVIQVLDDSTDPVVKELVKTECQRWKGKGVNIRYEVRGNRKGYKAGALKQGLMRDYVRECKFIAMFDADFQPESDFLLRTVPFLVHNPDIALVQTRWKFVNSDKCLLTRFQEMSLDYHFKFEQEAGSIVYSFFGFNGTAGVWRISAINDAGGWEDRTTVEDMDLAVRTALLGWKFVYVGAVKVGSELPSTFKAYRFQQHRWSCGPANLFKKMLLDILRKKKVSFWSKLHLLYDFFFVGKIAAHMVTFIYYCFAIPVSVFFPEIQIPLWGVVYVPTVITLCKALGSPSSFHLVILWVLFDNVMSLHRIKATITGLLDTRRVNEWVVTEKLGDANKTEPAMEGLDDVQVIDVELSTPLVPKLEKRRTRLWDKYNCSEIFVGTCIIICGCYDVLYAKKGYYIYLFIQGLAFLVIGFEYIGTRPPSIE, from the exons GAGGACGGCATTGTCGTCgtgggcagcggcagcggcagcggggcGTTCCCCGTGGTGCTGGTGCAGATCCCCATGTACAACGAGCGCGAG GTGTACAAGGTGTCAATCGGAGCGGCATGCGCGCTGGAGTGGCCATCGGACCGAATGGTGATCCAGGTGCTTGACGACTCCACCGACCCCGTTGTAAAG GAGTTAGTGAAGACCGAGTGCCAGAGATGGAAGGGCAAAGGTGTGAACATCAGGTACGAGGTCAGAGGAAATCGCAAGGGGTACAAGGCCGGTGCGCTCAAGCAAGGGCTGATGCGTGACTATGTGCGGGAGTGCAAGTTCATTGCCATGTTCGACGCCGACTTCCAGCCTGAGTCCGACTTCCTCCTGCGGACCGTCCCCTTCCTTGTGCACAATCCCGACATTGCCCTCGTCCAGACTCGCTGGAAATTCG TTAATTCGGATAAGTGTTTGTTGACAAGGTTCCAGGAGATGTCACTGGACTACCATTTCAAGTTTGAGCAGGAGGCTGGGTCCATAGTGTACTCGTTTTTTGGCTTCAATG GAACAGCTGGTGTTTGGAGGATCTCGGCGATCAATGATGCCGGGGGGTGGGAGGACCGGACGACGGTGGAGGACATGGACCTGGCTGTTCGTACAGCGCTGCTGGGCTGGAAGTTCGTGTATGTAGGCGCCGTCAAA GTCGGGAGTGAGCTGCCAAGCACATTCAAGGCATACCGATTTCAGCAGCACAGGTGGTCATGTGGACCAGCAAACCTGTTCAAGAAAATGTTGTTAGATATTCTAAGGAAAAAG AAAGTGTCATTTTGGAGCAAACTCCACCTGTTGTATGACTTTTTCTTCGTTGGGAAGATCGCTGCTCATATGGTGACATTCATCTACTATTGCTTTGCGATCCCGGTGTCCGTTTTCTTCCCTGAGATTCAGATACCTCTCTGGGGTGTGGTCTACGTTCCAACTGTTATCACCCTCTGCAAGGCTCTTGGATCACCAAG TTCATTTCATCTGGTGATCCTTTGGGTCCTCTTTGATAATGTGATGTCATTGCACCGGATAAAGGCCACAATAACTGGTCTTCTCGACACTAGACGAGTCAATGAGTGGGTTGTCACTGAGAAATTGGGAGATGCCAACAAGACAGAGCCAGCCATGGAAGGATTAGATGATGTGCAAGTGATTGATGTCGAGCTATCGACGCCCCTAGTACCAAAGCTCGAGAAGAGGCGAACACGATTATGGGACAA GTACAACTGCTCAGAGATTTTTGTTGGAACCTGCATAATTATATGTGGATGCTACGATGTGCTTTACGCAAAGAAAGGATACTACATCTACCTCTTCATTCAAGGCCTAGCATTCCTCGTCATCGGTTTTGAGTACATTGGGACACGCCCTCCTAGCATTGAATAA
- the LOC123076006 gene encoding uncharacterized protein has protein sequence MVVSFKLSRRGRRFYPPPPASAPAPAADASPKPPPTLTLWEVSTLAASPPYGHSASGTTVQAGPGLGGGSGVAARSSAHGGDGADPADFGLEPSFALNLFPDGYSVGGLDKGMLVFLIGDDPERKPYTRASRALMSDIEYGCLPKDMLHGIPCKFQNGIVVCEVRDYRSFLSNGNDSSEDDFPIMNRIALRLGTECVVNDLSLIADASWTYPEQLIAESTIINSLQPRLNLDPKPCLEKLCSSVKKIDLGLHMGRQRMKETSPLNTSPAPPDKCKPKECDSCEGAAVCIENSALEVLPSGILSCSPVNCPSPPQVNSAKSTAVSDPEDTTQCSSSIINSSAFCDREQSASSTPASDNFLQNHDRHQVDLDIMKVDHKKGPLLTETVLPQKRKECSNLLHQRLFSVKSARLSSQSSDGQFQKSAGASNKQGLMLGSPKEPSVEDKVDQAIGNKDMEVHQQKSFSTPSLNTKDPCSEKFAEKVKQGSRKELPVEVMADQTMGKKDMRLQDQKPFSVVPTNHPLPSFNRNDPCLEQFPEKVKLGSPKELPVEVKLEQAIGRGKENEPLSILPTTLPHSSLNRNSLHVEKIPEKVHSSDTRMRESHLVSCVDVENHGGELKDSSVTPVTSCNASSRNADGKPQEDTASMEPQPTTSNIKVSGTSTSSLNEQINFEGNGQKQADILVRRSCEDRSSKEPGVTDGASSQFGISPDIKVCIGHPLYNIEPNIERILSEVILTTQRHAPDGNAAKIDGVETLAPVNSCSPSCFIRYEGAEGSPYTREETISCCLTRRTKHTRNIRSLVFHHVQYFCRGIVDQSHYILCLLESESPEDHQIAVEMISGDERFHIAILPTSDQAKKFVDQSILLMKRDGYTLCNSTICNGFPELTQQSADVSQPGYLTGEHPQYQGLSPSVAKSVVINECKDTGFASEKRPPDVHANARQQGSQQWGLPDVHANVLYQGSRQWGLTDGHANAQHEGSQQWGMPDAHRNAMQQGSTRQWGLSYAHTNVPQQGGNQQWGQPYAHTNVPQHRSNQQWGQPYAHASVPQQGSYQQLGQPYAHTNVQQQRGNQQWGQTHAHANVRRQGSQKQWGQTYAHTNVRRQGSQQQWGMPDAHVNLWHQGKQQWSLPDDHSSKSQQQWVQPEQQHPTSANVDASHFSNPGYPVEQQYSSRVFQDQKRAPLSGGACSTDQHQHHYYPQSRQDTPGVSGERCTMTTSMGAGSYGQWHQAPTPPPQQHDGRTYRWGFQDFGRQVQINNLPPMQAGRSALLSGLHPAGSPQASSPTTGSDGSVTSTFLVPPSGYHQYPPPPPLAHGIC, from the exons ATGGTCGTCTCCTTCAAGCTCTCCCGCCGCGGCCGCCGCTTCTacccgccgcctcccgcctccgcccccgcccccgccgccgacgcctcgcCGAAGCCGCCGCCGACGCTGACGCTGTGGGAGGTGAGCACCCTCGCCGCGTCTCCCC CGTACGGACACTCAGCATCTGGAACGACCGTGCAGGCGGGGCCGGGGCtcggtggcggcagcggcgtcGCCGCACGATCGTCGGCGCACGGCGGGGACGGAGCCGATCCTGCCGATTTCG GCctcgagccgtcctttgcgctgaaccTGTTTCCGGATGGGTACTCGGTCGGTGGGCTCGACAAG GGAATGCTTGTGTTTCTGATAGGTGATGATCCAGAGAGGAAGCCCTACACCAGGGCGTCCAGAGCTCTGATGTCT GATATTGAGTATGGCTGCTTGCCTAAAGATATGTTGCACGGTATCCCTTGCAAATTCCAAAATGGAATTGTTGTTTGTGAG GTGCGGGACTACAGGTCCTTCCTGTCGAATGGGAATGATTCTTCAGAAGACGACTTCCCCATAATGAACAGAATTGCTCTTAGATTGGGCACTGAATGCGTCGTCAATGATCTATCTTTGATTGCGGATGCTTCGTGGACTTATCCCGAGCAATTG ATTGCTGAGTCGACCATCATTAATTCCTTGCAACCCAGGCTTAATTTGGACCCTAAGCCATGCCTTGAAAAGCTTTGCAGCTCTGTTAAGAAG ATCGATTTAGGTCTGCATATGGGAAGACAACGAATGAAAGAGACGTCTCCTCTCAATACTTCTCCTGCCCCTCCTGACAAATGCAAGCCCAAGGAATGCGACTCCTGTGAAGGTGCAGCAGTATGCATTGAGAATTCAGCTCTAGAAGTCTTGCCAAGCGGAATACTGAGCTGCTCGCCAGTGAACTGTCCATCACCTCCCCAAGTTAACAGTGCCAAATCAACTGCAGTGTCTGATCCCGAAGATACTACGCAATGCTCTTCTTCCATTATCAACAGTTCTGCCTTCTGTGACAGAGAACAAAGTGCATCAAGTACTCCTGCTTCTGATAATTTTCTTCAGAATCATGATCGGCATCAGGTGGACTTAGATATCATGAAGGTTGATCATAAAAAGGGACCGTTGCTAACAGAGACAGTTCTACCACAAAAGAGAAAGGAGTGCTCAAATCTTCTACATCAAAGGTTGTTTTCAGTGAAAAGTGCAAGGTTGAGTTCCCAAAGTTCCGATGGCCAGTTTCAAAAGTCAGCGGGGGCTTCAAATAAACAAGGTCTTATGCTAGGATCTCCAAAAGAACCATCGGTTGAGGACAAGGTAGATCAGGCAATTGGCAACAAGGACATGGAAGTACATCAACAGAAGTCCTTCTCAACTCCTTCCTTGAACACAAAGGATCCATGTTCAGAAAAATTCGCCGAAAAGGTTAAGCAGGGATCTCGGAAAGAACTGCCAGTTGAGGTTATGGCTGATCAGACCATGGGCAAAAAGGACATGAGATTACAGGACCAGAAGCCCTTCTCAGTTGTCCCAACAAATCACCCACTTCCTTCCTTCAACAGAAATGATCCATGTTTAGAACAGTTCCCTGAAAAGGTTAAACTGGGATCTCCAAAAGAGCTGCCGGTTGAGGTCAAGTTAGAACAGGCAATTGGCAGAGGAAAGGAAAATGAGCCCCTGTCAATACTCCCGACCACTCTTCCACACTCTTCCTTGAACAGAAATAGTCTGCATGTAGAAAAAATCCCTGAAAAGGTTCACTCTTCCGATACAAGGATGAGAGAAAGTCATCTGGTCTCATGTGTAGATGTGGAGAATCACGGAGGAGAGCTCAAAGACAGTTCAGTGACCCCTGTAACTTCCTGCAATGCAAGTTCAAGAAATGCAGATGGCAAACCTCAGGAGGATACAGCTTCTATGGAGCCCCAACCTACTACTTCAAACATAAAAGTATCAGGAACTTCTACCAGTTCTCTGAACGAGCAAATCAATTTCGAAGGAAACGGGCAGAAACAAGCTGATATTCTGGTCAGGCGTTCGTGCGAGGACAGAAGCTCAAAAGAGCCAGGTGTTACTGATGGTGCTAGCAGTCAATTTGGTATTTCTCCAGATATTAAAGTGTGCATTGGACACCCTTTATATAACATTGAACCTAACATAGAAAGGATTCTATCAGAGGTCATCCTGACCACCCAGAG GCATGCACCAGACGGGAATGCTGCTAAAATTGATGGTGTTGAAACATTGGCGCCAGTGAATTCCTGCTCACCATCTTGTTTCATTCGGTATGAGGGTGCTGAGGGAAGTCCATACACGCGGGAAGAGACCATTTCATGCTGTCTGACTAGGAGAACGAAACATACTCGAAATATCAGAAGCCTGGTTTTTCACCATGTACAGTATTTCTGTAGAG GTATAGTTGATCAATCTCATTACATACTTTGCCTTCTTGAGTCTGAATCACCGGAGGACCATCAAATAGCTGTTGAAATGATATCAGGAGATGAGCGTTTTCACATCGCTATTCTTCCCACTTCT GATCAAGCAAAGAAGTTTGTGGATCAATCCATTCTTCTG ATGAAACGGGATGGCTACACACTATGCAACTCTACGATCTGTAATGGATTCCCTGAACTCACACAG CAATCCGCAGACGTATCTCAGCCCGGCTATCTGACTGGAGAACATCCACAGTACCAGGGGCTCTCGCCTTCTGTTGCGAAAAGCGTTGTGATTAATGAATGTAAGGATACAGGTTTTGCCTCAGAGAAGAGGCCCCCAGATGTACATGCCAATGCTCGGCAGCAAGGGAGCCAGCAGTGGGGACTGCCAGATGTACATGCCAATGTTCTGTATCAAGGGAGTCGGCAGTGGGGCCTGACAGACGGGCATGCAAATGCCCAGCACGAAGGGAGTCAGCAGTGGGGGATGCCAGATGCACACAGAAATGCCATGCAGCAAGGGAGTACTCGGCAGTGGGGGCTGTCATATGCGCACACAAATGTTCCACAACAAGGTGGTAACCAGCAATGGGGGCAACCATATGCACACACAAATGTTCCGCAGCACAGGAGTAACCAGCAGTGGGGGCAACCATATGCACATGCAAGTGTTCCGCAGCAAGGGAGTTACCAGCAGTTGGGGCAGCCATACGCACACACAAATGTTCAGCAGCAAAGGGGTAATCAGCAGTGGGGGCAAACACATGCACACGCAAATGTTCGGCGCCAAGGGAGCCAGAAGCAATGGGGGCAAACATATGCACACACAAATGTTCGACGCCAAGGGAGCCAGCAGCAATGGGGGATGCCAGATGCTCATGTGAATCTTTGGCATCAAGGGAAACAGCAATGGTCGCTCCCAGATGATCATAGTTCAAAGAGCCAGCAGCAATGGGTACAGCCAGAGCAGCAACACCCAACGTCGGCAAACGTCGACGCATCCCACTTCTCGAACCCCGGTTACCCAGTTGAGCAGCAGTACAGCAGCAGAGTCTTCCAGGACCAGAAGCGGGCACCATTATCGGGCGGGGCGTGCTCGACGGATCAGCACCAGCACCACTACTACCCCCAAAGCAGACAGGATACACCAGGAGTGTCCGGCGAGAGATGCACTATGACCACAAGCATGGGCGCAGGCAGCTATGGCCAGTGGCACCAGGCTCCGACTCCTCCCCCGCAGCAGCACGACGGTAGGACGTACCGGTGGGGTTTCCAGGATTTCGGCAGGCAGGTGCAGATCAACAACCTGCCTCCAATGCAGGCCGGGAGGAGCGCGCTGCTGTCAGGGCTGCACCCCGCTGGAAGCCCGCAGGCGAGCTCTCCGACCACCGGCTCCGATGGCAGCGTCACAAGCACGTTCCTGGTGCCTCCCAGCGGCTACCACCagtacccgccgccgccgccgctggcgcATGGGATATGCTGA